Part of the Besnoitia besnoiti strain Bb-Ger1 chromosome Unknown contig00015, whole genome shotgun sequence genome is shown below.
GTTTACAACGGCATTTACCTGATACTCATTTCATATTCCTACGTAAACATGTCAGTGGTGTGCGAGCGAGGCCGTCACGAAGGCCAGCGCTCGCTATAGAACGTAGTTATGACTCAGGTTATTTTTCGTCTCCAGCCTTCCAAAGAGGCTCCAAGTCCTGATTACCCTAGATGCATCGTGTATTGATGTTTCACAACTATGTGCGAACCACCGTCAAACACGACGAATGAAGCATTTTATGGAAAAGCCTTTCAGAACGTTGATGCACGCCAGGGAGGACAACGCGCAGAAAGACAAGACGTCCCACATCACGACAGCCACAGCGCTGGCTCCTGCGATGACGCGTCACTCCCAAGCACTCTGTAGCTCCGATGTCCTCGCGCGAATTCTAGGGCTGCAGTCTACATAGTGGTCGTTAGCAGCACTGTCGAGTGGTAGTTAGGCGGAATCGGTTAAAATCTGTACGCGTCGCAGAATACAAATATCCCCAAGTAACGGGTTCGCAGGCAAGGCATCCACTGCGTGCATTCGCGTCGGCACAAGGAAACTTGGGGTGGGTACGGACTGCCAACACATAAATGCTGGCACGCGGAGACACCAGGTACACTTGGAGATTGGGGCCTCTATTCGAGCTTCCACTCGAGCAAGCTCGTTTCCGAGAACTGGTGTCGGTCCGTCGACGATTCGTAGTTGTTACATGGGctccttccccctccccccccgtcccccagCCGATGAATCGAGGGGACACTCCTCGGAAAACCTCTCTTGCTACTTTCCCCTGGTGCTTCAGGAGCTGCCAAACTACGTGCGATCGTGGTGGTTCTCGCACTGCCCAGCAATGCCAAGGCTGGCAATGGCTACGGCTCAAACTGTGCTCCGTGTATACACGGCCTCGCTCCGCCGAGTTACACCCCGAAGTGCCGGACATCTTTCTTGGACGGAATGTGGCAACCCGAAGCCGGAACTCCGCATCCGCGTGAGAGACCAATGTGACAACGTCAAGTGCCTGTGCGCCAAATCTGAGATCTGCAAGGAGGGGACCACCGAGGTCCCGCCCACTGAAGAACTCCTGCCCCCGTacggagaagtcgagcccccgtacggagaagtcgagcccccgactggagaaaTCCAGCTCCCCACTGGAGAGATGGAACCCCCCACTGGAGAAATCgagcccccgactggagaagtcgagcccccgtatggagaagtcgagcccccgactggagagatccagcccccgtatggagaaatcgagcccccgtatggagacgtcgagcccccgactggagaaatcgagcccccgtatggagaagtcgagccccccactggagagatccagcccccgactggagaaatcgagcccccgtatggagaagtcgagtccccgactggagagatccagcccccgtatggagaagtcgagcccccgactggagaagtcgagcccccgtatggagaagtcgagcccccgtatggagagATCCAacccccgactggagagatccaacccccgactggagagatccagcccccgtatggagaagtcgagcccccgactggagagatccagcccccgtatggagaagtcgagcccccgactggagaaaTCCAGCCCCCCACTGGAGAGATGGAACCCCCCACTGGAGAAATCGAacccccgactggagagatcGAACCCCCAACCACTGgtggcgagggcgagcaaGGCGAACCTGGAGTAGACGAGAGCACTGAGGAGGGTCCGatcgaagaggaggacacCTCGACTGAGGGAAGCAATAgtgagaaagaagaaggaggtcCGCCGACTGCAGCAATTGCCGGTGGTGTCGTTGGTGGTGTTCTtttgctcgctgccgcgatCGGCGCGGGCATGTACGCAAgtggcgggggcggcggcgaagcagaaggcgagcaggTCATGttcgaaggcgcagaagaaggtgGTGTGACTGGCGAGGCACCGGAGACGGAAACCGTTATCGAAATCGAAGACGACGCGTGGGCAGATATGGACTAAGTTAGTTCTCCATACATCAATGCATGTGTGTAACGAAGATGGTCCGGGGTTGTTGCGGAGGACGCGTACAACCAATGTGATGTAACTGGAGAAACATCTGTCTCCTGTTCCCTTGGAGATGTTACTCTCGTCTCAGATTGTACTAGGACGAAACGTTTGTCTCCGTCTCGCGGAGTTTACAACGGCATTTACCTGATACTCATTTCATATTCCTACGTAAACATGTCAGTGGTGTGCGAGCGAGGCCGTCACGAAGGCCAGCGCTCGCTATAGAACGTAGTTATGACTCAGGTTATTTTTCGTCTCCAGCCTTCCAAAGAGGCTCCAAGTCCTGATTACCCTAGATGCATCGTGTATTGATGTTTCACAACTATGTGCGAACCACCGTCAAACACGACGAATGAAGCATTTTATGGAA
Proteins encoded:
- a CDS encoding microneme protein MIC12 (encoded by transcript BESB_029470): MPRLAMATAQTVLRVYTASLRRVTPRSAGHLSWTECGNPKPELRIRVRDQCDNVKCLCAKSEICKEGTTEVPPTEELLPPYGEVEPPYGEVEPPTGEIQLPTGEMEPPTGEIEPPTGEVEPPYGEVEPPTGEIQPPYGEIEPPYGDVEPPTGEIEPPYGEVEPPTGEIQPPTGEIEPPYGEVESPTGEIQPPYGEVEPPTGEVEPPYGEVEPPYGEIQPPTGEIQPPTGEIQPPYGEVEPPTGEIQPPYGEVEPPTGEIQPPTGEMEPPTGEIEPPTGEIEPPTTGGEGEQGEPGVDESTEEGPIEEEDTSTEGSNSEKEEGGPPTAAIAGGVVGGVLLLAAAIGAGMYASGGGGGEAEGEQVMFEGAEEGGVTGEAPETETVIEIEDDAWADMD